The following proteins are encoded in a genomic region of Flexivirga oryzae:
- a CDS encoding (2Fe-2S)-binding protein: protein MTSEQLSITLDGTRYVGVTGQTLAGVLLGAGCRSWRTSSVSRKPRGVFCGIGVCFDCIATVNDVRDVRLCQRRAVDGDVVVSQRDALPGLDTDLPRCAPPALLDPQGDGVPPALLDPRGDGVPRALLDPQGGADD, encoded by the coding sequence ATGACGTCGGAGCAACTGTCGATCACGCTGGACGGCACGCGCTACGTCGGCGTCACGGGCCAGACCCTGGCCGGTGTGCTGCTCGGTGCCGGCTGCCGGAGCTGGCGGACGTCGTCGGTGAGCCGGAAGCCCCGCGGCGTCTTCTGCGGGATCGGCGTCTGCTTCGACTGCATCGCGACGGTCAACGATGTCCGCGACGTGCGGCTGTGCCAGCGGCGTGCGGTCGACGGTGACGTGGTGGTGAGCCAGCGGGATGCGTTGCCCGGTCTCGATACGGACCTCCCCCGCTGCGCTCCTCCGGCTCTACTCGACCCGCAGGGTGATGGTGTTCCTCCGGCTCTACTCGACCCGCGGGGTGATGGCGTTCCTCGGGCTCTGCTCGACCCGCAGGGTGGTGCCGATGACTGA
- a CDS encoding DinB family protein — MTNSTGYDGMWLPIADDPRVQGNPQGELATYREYLRNYRLTMRLKCDGLTPEQLAARSVPPSNLSLLGLIRHLARVEHAWFTWFLQGQWDQPRLYKTADEPDLDFTGAVGTQECVDDAFAAWERQIASAEQWLDALGEDRLGEELRFPKDEDDKASIRDVLVHMVEEYARHAGHADLLRECIDGRTGQ; from the coding sequence ATGACGAACTCCACCGGGTATGACGGCATGTGGCTCCCGATCGCGGACGACCCACGGGTGCAAGGCAATCCGCAGGGCGAGCTGGCGACATACCGGGAGTATCTACGCAACTACCGGCTGACGATGCGGCTCAAGTGCGACGGCCTGACACCCGAGCAACTCGCAGCCCGGAGCGTCCCGCCCAGCAACCTGAGCCTGCTGGGGCTGATCCGGCACCTCGCCCGCGTCGAACACGCGTGGTTCACCTGGTTCCTGCAGGGCCAGTGGGATCAGCCGCGGCTCTACAAGACCGCGGACGAGCCGGACCTCGACTTCACCGGCGCCGTCGGCACCCAGGAATGCGTGGACGACGCTTTCGCCGCCTGGGAGCGGCAGATCGCCTCCGCGGAGCAGTGGCTCGACGCGCTGGGCGAGGACCGGCTCGGGGAAGAACTCCGCTTCCCGAAGGACGAGGACGACAAGGCGAGCATCCGGGACGTGCTGGTGCACATGGTCGAGGAGTATGCGCGGCACGCCGGCCACGCAGATCTGCTGCGCGAATGCATCGACGGCCGCACCGGGCAGTGA
- a CDS encoding WxL protein peptidoglycan domain-containing protein, with translation MTTYPRSAPAMLPCSRRAGRLAARRMLTCVAVALFALALIGIGGARPAAAAGDDGNSFGPFSVTPVPGQDQKARPYFSLDVAPGHTARDTVVIANGAKHAEKLRVMPSTGTTATNSGSAFTTKTSRCAGVGCWVTGLPTTLTVPAGTRTAVGFTVHVPARTPRGQYLAGITVQPVTPSHRKVVGKNGKASVGVVVIHQATVGVAVTVGALNTLTTRLHIDSAHAGMLQDLPRITVNVRNTGQTFSKARGRATCETGHTRHSYPVRSDTILPGDGAALPINATGLKPGITMSCVIRLAYAGGATTWQGTLTVPGGQHTTTVRVGNGAYAHLPDRGIPAWAIALIVIGALILVLLIGIIAWLLRQHRDDTSTTAQ, from the coding sequence ATGACGACATACCCGAGGAGCGCACCTGCGATGCTGCCCTGTTCCCGGCGGGCCGGCCGCCTCGCGGCACGGCGGATGTTGACCTGTGTGGCCGTAGCCCTGTTCGCCCTCGCGCTCATCGGAATCGGCGGAGCGCGGCCGGCAGCCGCCGCCGGTGACGACGGCAACTCGTTCGGGCCGTTCAGCGTCACCCCGGTGCCCGGTCAGGACCAGAAGGCGAGGCCGTACTTCTCGCTCGACGTCGCGCCCGGGCACACCGCACGGGACACCGTCGTCATCGCCAACGGCGCGAAGCACGCCGAGAAACTGCGGGTGATGCCCTCCACCGGGACCACGGCCACCAACTCCGGCAGTGCCTTCACGACCAAGACCTCCCGATGCGCCGGAGTCGGCTGCTGGGTCACCGGACTACCCACCACCCTGACGGTCCCCGCCGGCACCCGCACCGCCGTCGGGTTCACCGTCCATGTGCCCGCCCGCACTCCGCGCGGGCAGTACCTCGCCGGCATCACCGTCCAGCCCGTCACTCCGTCACACCGCAAGGTCGTGGGCAAGAACGGCAAGGCGTCCGTCGGCGTCGTCGTCATACACCAGGCGACCGTCGGTGTTGCCGTCACCGTGGGCGCCCTGAACACGCTGACGACCCGTCTGCACATCGACTCCGCGCACGCCGGAATGTTGCAGGACCTACCGCGCATCACCGTGAACGTGCGCAACACGGGGCAGACGTTCAGCAAGGCACGCGGCAGGGCCACCTGCGAGACCGGGCACACCCGACACAGCTATCCGGTCCGTTCCGACACGATCCTGCCCGGCGACGGTGCCGCCCTCCCGATCAACGCGACCGGGCTCAAGCCGGGCATCACGATGAGCTGCGTCATCAGGCTTGCGTATGCCGGCGGAGCCACCACCTGGCAGGGCACGCTCACCGTGCCCGGCGGTCAACACACCACGACCGTTCGCGTCGGGAACGGCGCGTACGCACACCTACCCGACCGCGGCATACCGGCCTGGGCGATCGCGCTGATCGTCATCGGCGCGCTCATCCTCGTCCTGCTCATCGGCATCATCGCCTGGCTCCTCCGACAGCATCGCGACGATACCTCGACGACCGCACAGTGA
- a CDS encoding WxL domain-containing protein translates to MAALGMAGGMVAGAGPIGSASAATCGSAVPAGSNCTLTGTLNVTGGTLSLVSPGSLTWAAAATGADQSVVDTQAADQQLTVNDATGTAAGWHVTASATTFTNGTHTLPNTGTFLASGSLTSASATTAPSSACATGSTCTLPTNSTTYPVAVTTAGTAPPAVTLYNAAANTGMGKIVLGGSGAANPLGWWLNVPSNVFSGAYTSTVTMSVVSAP, encoded by the coding sequence TTGGCGGCACTCGGCATGGCGGGCGGCATGGTTGCCGGCGCCGGCCCGATCGGCTCCGCATCGGCTGCGACCTGCGGGAGCGCCGTGCCCGCAGGGTCGAACTGCACACTGACCGGCACGTTGAACGTCACCGGTGGCACCCTGTCGCTCGTGTCGCCCGGGTCGCTGACGTGGGCGGCGGCTGCGACCGGCGCCGACCAGTCCGTGGTGGACACCCAGGCGGCGGACCAGCAGTTGACGGTCAACGATGCCACCGGGACAGCGGCCGGCTGGCACGTGACCGCGTCGGCGACCACCTTCACCAACGGCACGCACACCCTGCCGAACACCGGCACCTTCCTGGCCAGCGGCAGCCTCACCTCGGCGTCGGCCACGACCGCACCGTCCTCGGCCTGCGCCACCGGGTCCACCTGCACCCTGCCGACCAACTCCACGACCTATCCGGTCGCAGTGACCACCGCCGGAACGGCACCACCTGCGGTCACCCTCTACAACGCCGCCGCGAACACCGGGATGGGCAAGATCGTCCTGGGTGGCAGCGGAGCCGCGAATCCGCTGGGATGGTGGCTGAACGTGCCCTCCAACGTGTTCTCCGGTGCGTACACCTCGACCGTCACGATGTCGGTTGTCTCTGCGCCGTAA
- a CDS encoding FAD-dependent oxidoreductase, with protein MHVVIVGAGIVGAACARRLVADGHDVTIVDRAGTAGGTSASGEGNLLLSDKGPGPELQLAQLSARMWSRTPAALAEEIGHDPAIEYDAKGGLVVALTDEGGHTLAEFASGQTAAGVDARRISPDEARSLEPWLTEQVAGAVHYPQDAQVQPVAATLAFLESAGRRGARILQGQEVLGALLDASGGLRGVRTSHGELRADRVLIAAGPWSATVAERFGVHLPVLPRRGMVLVTSRMPHRVFHKVYDADYVGAVASGDAELQVSSVLESTAAGTVLIGSSRQRVGFDDTLQVDVLRRIAARAIRLFPFLADVPMMRAYGGFRPYMPDHLPVIGPDPRLPGLWHATGHEGAGIGLSLGTAELVADLMAGRECAIDPTPFAVDRPSLRAHLETEAAS; from the coding sequence GTGCACGTCGTGATCGTGGGCGCCGGCATCGTCGGCGCTGCGTGCGCGCGGCGCCTTGTGGCCGATGGCCACGACGTGACGATCGTGGACCGTGCCGGGACCGCAGGCGGCACGTCCGCGTCCGGCGAGGGGAACCTGCTGCTGTCCGACAAGGGGCCAGGCCCCGAGTTGCAGTTGGCACAACTCTCGGCACGGATGTGGAGTCGCACCCCGGCCGCGCTCGCCGAGGAGATCGGTCACGACCCGGCGATCGAGTACGACGCCAAGGGCGGCCTTGTCGTCGCGCTCACCGACGAGGGCGGGCACACGCTCGCCGAGTTCGCGAGCGGGCAGACCGCTGCCGGTGTCGACGCCCGGCGAATCTCCCCGGACGAGGCGCGGAGCCTCGAGCCGTGGCTGACCGAGCAGGTGGCGGGGGCCGTCCACTACCCGCAGGACGCCCAGGTGCAGCCGGTGGCCGCCACACTGGCCTTCCTCGAATCGGCCGGCCGGCGCGGTGCCCGCATCCTGCAGGGCCAGGAGGTGCTCGGGGCCCTGCTCGATGCTTCGGGCGGGTTGCGCGGGGTGCGCACCTCGCACGGCGAACTGCGCGCCGACCGTGTCCTGATCGCGGCCGGCCCGTGGTCGGCGACCGTCGCGGAGCGATTCGGGGTCCACCTCCCGGTGCTGCCGCGTCGTGGGATGGTGCTGGTCACCAGCCGGATGCCGCACCGCGTCTTCCACAAGGTGTATGACGCCGACTACGTCGGAGCGGTGGCGTCCGGTGACGCGGAGCTGCAGGTGTCCAGCGTCCTCGAATCCACCGCCGCCGGAACGGTGTTGATCGGGTCGTCCCGTCAGCGCGTCGGTTTCGACGACACGCTGCAGGTGGACGTGCTGCGCCGGATCGCGGCGCGCGCCATACGACTCTTCCCGTTCCTTGCCGACGTCCCGATGATGCGTGCGTACGGCGGCTTCCGCCCCTACATGCCCGACCACCTGCCGGTCATCGGCCCGGACCCACGGTTGCCCGGGCTCTGGCACGCCACCGGGCACGAGGGCGCGGGCATCGGATTGTCCCTGGGCACAGCGGAACTCGTCGCCGACCTGATGGCCGGCCGGGAGTGCGCGATCGACCCTACGCCTTTCGCGGTGGATCGGCCGAGCCTGCGAGCCCATTTGGAGACGGAGGCGGCCTCATGA
- a CDS encoding amidohydrolase family protein, protein MTTGVEHPSGTRVFTARRILAMDGTEPEAFAVADGRVVATGALAALADRYPRATTFGLPGALICPGFNDAHCHTSQAALQRVRVDVGGAASVDDVVRLLARRARHTPTGRWVVGQDFDEHTVDGRVDRHTLDRVSTDHPVLVIEHTFHRAVVNSAGLRALGYQRTEDAPPGGQLLAGSDGAPDGWLLERAWLDPWLPGNGRPSIADPGAIADQLLALDEVHEELHALGLTSYCDAIVTPVEEELYRAALASGRLTPRVGMLQWHSYADPNDRSPWADDGDRLRRVGVKMMLDGALSGGTCLCHDPYPSATGRDNGLQILDDQEFAGRFGEFHEAGRRVAVHANGDAAIAKVLDRIEQLPSRGVRHRIEHCSVVTPELLRRMRRSGVIPVPFGPFVGLFGDRLLELYGPDRAELICAHRAMLEAGLPVGGSSDYPIVSNNPLLAVQSMVTRRSASGTLVGGSQRIDPLTALSVYTKGSAAATGEEHRKGQLAVGQLADFVALEEDVMTVEPDRIGEVRVLSTWVGGECVWQAPAESGE, encoded by the coding sequence GTGACGACGGGTGTCGAGCACCCTTCCGGGACACGTGTTTTCACCGCGCGGCGCATCCTCGCCATGGACGGCACCGAGCCGGAGGCGTTCGCGGTCGCCGATGGCCGGGTCGTGGCGACCGGAGCGCTCGCAGCACTCGCCGACCGCTACCCGCGCGCCACGACGTTCGGGCTGCCAGGCGCACTGATCTGCCCCGGGTTCAACGACGCGCACTGTCACACCTCCCAGGCCGCGCTGCAGCGGGTGCGGGTCGATGTCGGCGGTGCCGCGTCGGTGGACGACGTGGTCCGGTTGCTGGCGCGACGCGCGCGCCATACACCGACCGGGCGGTGGGTGGTCGGGCAGGACTTCGACGAGCACACGGTCGACGGACGCGTGGATCGTCATACCCTCGACCGGGTTTCGACCGATCACCCGGTGCTGGTCATCGAGCACACCTTCCACCGTGCGGTCGTCAACTCGGCCGGCCTGCGTGCACTGGGTTACCAGCGGACCGAGGATGCCCCACCCGGGGGTCAGCTGCTGGCGGGTTCCGACGGGGCGCCGGACGGATGGCTGCTGGAGCGGGCATGGCTGGATCCGTGGCTGCCGGGCAACGGGCGTCCGTCGATCGCGGATCCGGGCGCGATCGCCGATCAACTGCTGGCGCTCGACGAGGTGCACGAGGAGCTGCACGCCCTCGGGCTCACGTCGTACTGCGACGCGATCGTCACCCCGGTCGAGGAGGAGCTCTATCGCGCGGCACTGGCCTCGGGCCGGTTGACGCCACGGGTCGGAATGCTGCAGTGGCACAGCTATGCGGACCCGAACGACCGCTCTCCGTGGGCCGACGACGGCGACAGGCTGCGCCGCGTCGGCGTCAAGATGATGCTGGACGGGGCGCTGTCCGGCGGCACCTGCCTGTGCCACGACCCCTACCCGAGTGCGACAGGTCGCGACAACGGGCTGCAGATCCTCGACGACCAGGAGTTCGCCGGGCGCTTCGGGGAGTTCCACGAGGCCGGGCGGCGGGTCGCCGTCCACGCGAACGGCGACGCGGCGATCGCGAAGGTCCTCGACCGGATCGAGCAGCTGCCGTCGCGAGGGGTCCGGCATCGCATCGAACATTGCAGTGTGGTGACGCCGGAGCTGCTCCGGCGCATGCGTCGATCTGGAGTGATACCAGTGCCGTTCGGTCCATTCGTCGGGCTCTTCGGCGACCGGTTGCTCGAACTGTACGGACCGGATCGTGCCGAGCTGATCTGCGCGCACCGCGCGATGCTCGAGGCGGGCCTACCGGTCGGAGGATCCTCGGACTACCCGATCGTCTCGAACAATCCACTGCTCGCCGTGCAAAGCATGGTCACCCGGCGCAGCGCATCCGGCACGCTCGTCGGTGGCAGCCAGCGAATCGACCCGCTCACCGCCCTCTCGGTCTACACCAAGGGATCGGCCGCGGCGACCGGCGAGGAGCACCGCAAGGGGCAGCTGGCCGTCGGGCAGTTGGCGGACTTCGTGGCGCTGGAGGAGGACGTCATGACGGTCGAGCCGGACCGTATCGGCGAGGTGCGGGTGCTGTCGACCTGGGTCGGCGGCGAGTGCGTCTGGCAGGCACCTGCGGAGAGCGGAGAGTGA